Genomic window (Cyprinus carpio isolate SPL01 chromosome B7, ASM1834038v1, whole genome shotgun sequence):
tGACCATCCTGCTCTTTTTATTTGTGCAGCCCTGTTTGGTTTCAAAGACATTGTATTACTTGTCTACCAAACTTGATTTTGCATCCactttttaaatttgtctttttcCTCTATTTTTCTATGAAACACTTGtaacaaattgtaaataaaggCAATGCTTCTTGTCTCAgtggtgtttctttttctttctttctttctttctttcttttgctttctatcgctttctttctttctttctttctaatatgTAGTAATCAGAACATTCAGTTATATTTATCATGTGATTTAAcatctcattcatgcatttttacatCCAGCTACtgctaaaaacattcaaaaacaaacatgcactgTTCAAATTTCATATGTTTTATTGAAAGACTCATCCCACATAAAGGTGCTCTAAGAGctgacaaaaatacatatttatgggTAATTTTATAAATGGAAAGATTTACTTTTGCCTCATTACATTACAAACTGCATAAGGTTCCTCTATTTATAAAAGACGGGGCAATGTCTCACATTCAAAAATGCATCATATCTCACACAGTACATAGTACTTACGAACAGATGAAAAccagaataaaatgttttctcaCCATATCATTATTAACCATCAGTCATTAAGAGATAATAAGCATTTTCTAttattggagaaaaaaataatactttacatTAGAAAAGAAATGTGAAATACAAGAATCTTTTCTTTCAATTCTGAagcaaaatacaacaacaacaacaacaacaacaacaacaacaaaaaaagaatgcaaactGCACCAGAAATCTGACTCTGAGCAGAAATAAAAACCATCACTAGTGCAAATAAAAAGTACAGAAGAATTCAAACCTGTTAATACACTgtgttaaaacattacattaaatactcTTTCTCATGCTCATCCTGACAGGTAGCACTAATGTCATCCGTTTTACCATTCAGCTTCGCAACACTCATCAGTGCCACTACCTCCTGCTCTTTTTCTGACAGTGGCAGTGTTTCTGTTTTACTGTAGTCTTTGTTTTGCACTTCAGTTGTGATGTTTCTGCTCTGTCTCGGTCCGTACCACCTAGGTAAAGAGTTACATTCAGTAAACTGAAGCTGGACTCCAAAGGCTGAATGTGacgaattaaattaataataataaaaaaaaaacgtacttgtCTCTTGTAGCAATCGCAGCAAGTATGCATACTATGGCTCCAACAACAACACAGAATGCAAAGATTATCAGCCAAGCTGTAGAAGGGAGAAAATGTTAAATCGACAGATTTACATTATGTCAGTTGAATGAAAAGTCAAGAAACTGATGGCATCTGCAGTGCTGTCACAAGAACTTACTAGATGGTCCCTCATCTTTTTGAATGGGTGATGGAGGTTGATTGGATTCTTCGCCATTCCCTGTGTCTGCAAAAGATACATTTGTAAAAAGACTTGATGACTTAAAATTCTgtattatgcattaaaataaacattttcattaagaGATAAAACAAATACTTTATGTACCACATGATGATATTCAGTGTTGgagagtaactagttacatgtaacagagttacgtaatttattaaataaatttaattgtgaTAAGTTACAGTTatactgagggaaaaaaaagtgtaattaaattagggTTACTTATGAAAATGCTAACGATTataaagggggttacatctgaattttttccacacacaaacacacacacaaacacatatcgatttaattcacttttttcataaattacatcgactgctctaaaatatgagacactaatgtttcaggagtttaggacacagaataggatacatgcttattcgataactgctttatttcctatttgggtttatgtatatgctttatttttttagattaacagTTGACTGTTTTTCcgaggcattgttagatgccagtttttttctgtcatagctatgcaaatatttgatttcaaaacCAGTATCATAACTATGTCTTGTTATGgaattgaaatctgtttttaacCGTAGAATgaactcaaagtaaaaaaaaaaaaaaaaaaaaaagaggttctatttgtgattttgtagtggctgtgctttaaataaaattattacatggctctgtgaaatgcttcattctgattggtcagtcatgaCATTTAAAGTTATGTTATTCCCcgataacaactggtaaaagctAATATCAGAGTCTTATCCgggtaacttaaagggatactccaccccaaaatgaaaattttgtcattaatcacttaccctcatgaggttccaaacccataaaagctcagttcatttgtcgttatgctcttttgtgtcatccgcaccaTAAGGATacgctgttttattttaaatcaaagctaaatacacatagaaacagcgcatccttttgggctgatgacacagaagagcatacacagcataaggtgatatggagagacacagaggagactattgacaaaggaattattgaataaagtcgttatttttgttttcttcgtttacaaaaagtgttcccgtcacttcatataacccagattgcatgtctgatggcagatgcagtattctgaagacgacttttataccttttctggacctttacatttatcatttatttggcagtctcaagcctcccggttttcatccaaaatatcttaaattgtgttccgaagacgaacggagcttttacgggtttggaacgacatgggggtaagtgattaatgacaaaattttcattttggggtggagtatccctttaagtcagcgCTATATGCTTGCTAGCACcagtttttcttggtggaagctttgcatttggttaactaataaaatattcaaactcAGTTCAGAATTATGTGTACAGTTATTTAATgctgtcatcctggtatcgccgACTCGCTCTCTTATTTCATACAAccacagctgctgccattttgcaacgattgttttgtacactgtaatggattataagataactaaaaaattggtaatattttaaaacagtttcaacttaaataacttttatcgccttaattatttatgtggtgaaatgttgtgtaataagtggcaTGACTGCACCgtatcccttaaatgtccgtctagtttgaacttgccatTTTCTAGCAACTGCTTTCTTCATGGAAGCtctgcattcaaatatttcaactcagtCTCACCTAATATTACATTTCCAATGCAACCTTCCCATCACTGatgatattaaacattaatattaattaaaacatagcTTATTTGTGTAACTATCATCAACTATCCTATGGAAGCAAGTTTTTGGCTTAGactaaaaaaggtaattgtgagatTGTTTAAGTATAGTCATATTGTGACATTCGaagtcaaattgtgaaatataaagtcagaattatgaaaaaCATCATTGTGTGATAGgaagttgcatttttttattttttttttttgaagaggaAGGCTTCCATAGAAGCCAGGCACATGTCTTCTACACAGTTGTTTCACTGACACTATGTTGGCCTTTATGATCCACAGCCAACCCAACAATATCCAGTATATAAGGGTCAGGATTTGTAAGGATATTTACCTATAGCAATGAAATCCAAATTTCGCCtttttgcatcatttattttCTCCTTGTTGTTTTGCATGGGTGTCCCCTCAACTGCCTCTGACGTAATTGCCGTCATTGTGACTTGATTTGGCTTAGAAACTTTCAAAACGGTCTCATTCATTCCTGATCCACTGCCCTCTGTATCTGGGAACAAAATACTGGAGGTAACAGAGGATGTGTTCTTCCTAAAACGGGGCTTGCTTGTAGGGCCTTTGCTGTCTTCACTGTGTGTTGTTGTAGAGAGTTCCTCCAAAGCAGGCATAGATGAGGGTTTCAGAAAAGAAGTTTCTCTTTTTACTCTTCCCATGATCTCTTCCAAATCTACTAGAAAGCCTTCAGTCTCGACCTCCGTAAGGATGTCTTCATGTGATTTTTCACCTTTGCAAGAAAACAGATAAAAGGATTACTGGCAAAAAGTTTAAATAGGTTAATGATAAATCAGTGTTTTGCATTTCTGTGCTGAtaccaaagcaaaataaaagagTGGTATGTCGAGTTAAACCACACAGATACTTTGCTTCGTTGGTACAGACTGAATGGTTAAACGAGAAACAATAATGAACAAGAAATCATTTCCTGAGTATTCAAACAAAATCAGTAACTTTTTTGTTCCTCCTTCATTGTTGTATTGCAGGTGTGTAAAAATGTGTGAGGTCACAGAGATATGACTAATGCTTTGGATTAGGTGTGGTTGGATAATGAACAATGAAGTGTATGTCTGCTGCATGTCTTAATTCTTCACAATACACACCCCTCGACTCAAAAGGTAAAGTTAATGCACCAATAGTCTAAGCCATTTAAGGCAAAACGTCTGCAATGATATCAAAATCTCATTCTAGGTACTGGAGGGAACAACAGAGGGAACTTACTTGCTTTGGCTGTGTTTCCATTGGTTAAGCCCTCAGAGTTAGATTTACCATTACCATCACAGTTCAGTGATGCATCTTTGTAGAAGGGAAATAAAAAGTCAGTAAGACAAAACCTGTTTGGAGCATGTTTGTCTTTATAGTGTTTGTCAGTAAGATACCTCTGTTTCTATATACTCTCACCTGATGGGTTAAAGCAGTAGACATCAGAAAGATAATCTGCTGCTTCGGGACGGAAGGTGATCTCGGTGGAACTTGAGTCACAATTTGGACCATTAAAGTGTGGGAGGAACATGACATTTTGTCCATCTATCCAGCCGTATCTAAACAAAGGTGtgggattcatttaaaaaattaagtactGCCATTAGGTGATATCAAAAGAAGTACATTTATGTCTGAACATGTTATTTAGCTTTAGGCTAAGTCTATTGTAATCAGCTCGCTTCTTTACCTGCATGTTCTCAAGTCTTTTTTATAAGCTTCATTGACCTGTTCATGTGTTGCGAGTTTGTAACCTAAACTCTGACACAATTCCAAAGCCTGTTGGAAAGTTAGAGAGTAACGACTGGTTCCCTCAACATGGAAAACACTGGCAAAGCTGCATCTGCCACTGGAACCTGGCAAAAGAGAAACTAATGTGAATATTCAAAGTCAgaaatcttaatttatttattaattgtttccCATGTGCAATCACACTAATGATTAGTTTGTAAATGAAGGCCAGATGTGTGTGTGACGGATGAGCAATTTAGCATCATGTATCATTAGATAAATCTCTTAATGAGTCATTGCATGTGCAGACGTGAGCACATCTGTAACACATCTAGGCCAACTGTAATCCACTGACTTTGTAAATGACCGCTCGTTTTTGTCTCAGAATAACACGTTTAGACCAGCATATGGTTTTAAGGACTTCAATTAGTGGAACAAGTGATAAATAGTGCACAGGAGAGGGAATAAGTGAGTTTAATGGGACTAGAAATCAGGTACTAGATGGATTGACATCCAAATACATTACTAAAAAGCAAAATTATGCTTAAAGCaagaaaaatattcaaacaaaattagttgatttattttttttattattatcttgcaTCATTTTGTATCATGATTTAAGAAAGATTAGatatttgcactgaaaaacaagacaaaaatactgagtaagaaaatcatttttgcaatgAAGTTAAAGATAGGAGAGATTAGGAGATTAAACAACTcttgagagagagaagaaaaaaaattatatgtactATAAATTTAACAATCCATGGGCTGTATTACAGAAAGACCATTACTCTGGCGTGCTATCTTATCTGTAGCCATACTTAGATCAGTTAAAACCTGTCAGATCTTAATTCCATTTATAAAGATATAAAGTTTATGTAATACAGCCTCAGGCCTTTATCTTAAaccataacatttaaaatgtatctacAAAGGACATCATCAATGTGCTAAAAGTAAatgagaaaagacaaaaaaacttaattcacATTCAGCTGCTCCCACTTTTGCAGTCATCTAAGAGCCACGtaaagttaatctttaataaGACGAATAGTTTAATACCACTGTTAAATGCAATTTCTAGCAAATCTCAATAATGTACTTTACAATGATGCGTCAATTCACTTGTATCATTTACACTGATTACTAGTGGAAATGTGCGGGAACATTTTCTTTTCCTCTAAGGCTGACGACTTTGAAGTCTCCCAGATAACAGCATAGGTAAGATTAATGGTGGGGTTTTACCATAGCCTTTGTTGTGAAAAGCAAAAAGTCTCACTACTATAGTCATATCAGTATCACAAGTATGACCTCATCTTGCAATTGTAAATGTGTCTTGACCAAGACTAAACAGTATGTGAGCCACCCACCACCAAAGACACCTCTGAGATAAATAAGTAACACATTCACCATCACTCACCCTGAACCGGGGCTGCCTGAAGTAGAGCTGGTGATCCAGTAGCAAATACTACAAGTAACAAACTCCACATGTTCAGTGCTGTGTCATGTACTAGACAAAGGGAAGTACTGTATACCTGTTTGTTGGCCCTTAACCGGTATGGTTCTTACAATGCTTTGATTCTCTTCTAGTCTTTGTAATTTTCTGAACCCTCTAGAGATGTACCTCGCCTCTTTTATATGCTCAGACTAAAGTACTTGGTGACACACTCTGAGCAATGATGGGTGGTGCTATGAAGAACACACCCTCGTCACTGTCTCCCACACTTCCTTTCTATCTGCGTCTGTGCAGCCAGCATTAACATGCCAGACGCCTTTGCATAATCCACTTCAGAGAAAACCACAGTTCTGGTGAATCTCATGGAGTTACAGAGATCAGTTTGTTTATGTGTGCTGCAATTTTAGTATTGCTGTAAGTACGTGTTGTAATTTTGTACTGTACTTGTTAGTGCACTATTTGCACTgatctaaataaaattattcatgtgTTCACTTACAGAACATTGTGTAAAATACTGGACCAACGTTATATTAAGTgcctttaactactatgtactaagtaataaattaataattcgatgcaattaactaaataattttttatgtttacttataacatgttcatatttagtaaGATATACACTGTATATGCATGGGTAGTTCtataatttaaggtacatttcaTGTCATTGATGGAATTAtgttatgaaatgtattttatcaaaGAAGAATACTGCATATATTTTAAGCACTTGATTCTTTAATTGGCTTGAATTGTCTTTATGTCTCTTAAAATTTTTTGCACCGGCaaaataatgttcaaaataatgaatgaaaaaatgtttactttttaaaatctaaagacctcagaaaaatagattaaaattcaAATGTGTTAACCAAATACCAAATATCcccctaaaaacaaacaaacaaacaacaacaacaaaaaaaaattctgtggtgGACATTAATGAAAGAACGtttaaggggagacactgcaggcaaaaactgagttttttcatgcacctgtgaatatttagattttgggctttttggcttttcataaagtgttttttcagacttatggaaagaaaacatccaaaagacactgttaagtgtttcttttacagcactttatctatttgtgtcaatagatttcaattacaatacatatttttaaaggccgttttctcaaaatgagttttttctccaactctgagccatatatctccacttcagtggcacttacacacacTAAACTTTACAATtgtattcctgtctatattctgaaggtttttacagagggatttgttcatatataattttcttgattaatatacaacattttattccccaaaaaatggtgaaaatatattgttttctagctgttcaaagtattttctgaattatggagtgacaaaaagagatacccagaattccttctgtaaaaacattggactctaatatgtcaaaaaaattaaacaagaattttgaaactgacttcatcctgtgttcagatttttgtactagaaatgtatgcaaattagcgcatatttcattaaataatgcttcatttgcatatttaaacataacattttagaaaacttgtaatacaaaaaatgtttgtcaatgcaattatcaatgtaatcaaacaacttggtaagtaaggtgataactattagttaattttttttcccctattcacctgcagtgtctcgccttaaaaaaaaaatgaacgttttttttttttttttttttaatatatgtttggcCTACAATGACTTATTTTCAAGGAGTTTACTAATATCCTGTCAACTATGTTGGGTACATTATTATAGTTTGCGATTTCCTTATGATTTGAATTCAAATAAATAGGTTAACCTActcaagaaaataatatttggtTGGCTAGACAAGGCCTTCCACTGAAATGAGCCAAC
Coding sequences:
- the LOC109046441 gene encoding CD44 antigen-like: MWSLLLVVFATGSPALLQAAPVQGSSGRCSFASVFHVEGTSRYSLTFQQALELCQSLGYKLATHEQVNEAYKKDLRTCRYGWIDGQNVMFLPHFNGPNCDSSSTEITFRPEAADYLSDVYCFNPSDASLNCDGNGKSNSEGLTNGNTAKASEKSHEDILTEVETEGFLVDLEEIMGRVKRETSFLKPSSMPALEELSTTTHSEDSKGPTSKPRFRKNTSSVTSSILFPDTEGSGSGMNETVLKVSKPNQVTMTAITSEAVEGTPMQNNKEKINDAKRRNLDFIAIDTGNGEESNQPPSPIQKDEGPSTWLIIFAFCVVVGAIVCILAAIATRDKWYGPRQSRNITTEVQNKDYSKTETLPLSEKEQEVVALMSVAKLNGKTDDISATCQDEHEKEYLM